A single genomic interval of Zingiber officinale cultivar Zhangliang chromosome 4A, Zo_v1.1, whole genome shotgun sequence harbors:
- the LOC121970140 gene encoding probable cellulose synthase A catalytic subunit 5 [UDP-forming] isoform X2 yields MEASAGLVAGSHNRNELVVIRRDGESGPRPLQQLSGQVCQICGDDVGLNVGGDLFVACNECAFPICRTCYEYERREGNQVCPQCKTRFKRLKGCPRVPGDEEEDDVDDLEHEFDWGDDHDSEYLAEAMLHSRMSYGRHGDINNPHVVRPMPQVPLLTNGEMVDDIPPEQHALVPSFMGGGGKRIHPLPFPDHNVPVQPRSMDPSKDLAAYGYGSVAWKERMESWKQKQEKFQMARSNGGDKGWDNNNDESDLPLMDEARQPLSRKLPIPSSKINPYRMIILIRLVVAGFFFHYRITNPAKDAYPLWLISVICEIWFALSWILDQFPKWLPIERETYLDRLSLRYEKEGQPSHLAPMDIFVSTVDPMKEPPLITANTVLSILAVDYPVEKVSCYVSDDGAAMLTFEALSETSEFAKKWVPFCKKFNIEPRAPEWYFQQKIDYLKDKVHPSFVKERRAMKREYEEFKVRINGLVAKAQKVPEEGWTMQDGTLWPGNNVRDHPGMIQVFLGQSGGHDVDGNELPRLVYVSREKRPGFNHHKKAGAMNALVRVSAVLTNAPYLLNVDCDHYFNNSKAIREAMCFMMDPLVGKRVCYVQFPQRFDGIDRHDRYANRNIVFFDINMKGLDGIQGPIYVGTGCAFRRQALYGTDAPKKKKPPNRTCNCWPKWCCCFCCCTGSRKKSTKSKQEKKRSGSKSIEIAGPAHTLEGIEEGNEIQKQNMTVEQKLEKKFGQSPVFVASTLLENGGTLKGATPSSLLKEAIHVISCGYEDKTDWGKEIGWIYGSVTEDILTGFKMHCHGWRSIYCVPSRTAFKGSAPLNLSDRLHQVLRWALGSVEIFLSKHCPLWYGYGGGLKWLERMSYINATIYPWTSIPLLAYCTLPAVCLLTGKFITPELSNVASLWFLSLFICIFATSILEMRWSGVAIDDWWRNEQFWVIGGVSAHLFAVFQGLLKVLAGIDTNFTVTSKAGDDEEFSELYTFKWTTLLIPPTTLLVVNFIGVVAGVSNAINNGYESWGPLFGKLFFSFWVIVHLYPFLKGLVGRQNRTPTIVIVWSILLASIFSLLWVRIDPFLPKSDGPLLEECGLDCN; encoded by the exons ATGGAGGCGAGCGCGGGGCTGGTCGCTGGCTCTCACAACCGCAACGAGCTCGTCGTCATCCGCCGTGATGGGGAATCGGGG CCAAGGCCGCTGCAACAGCTGAGTGGGCAGGTCTGCCAGATCTGCGGCGACGACGTTGGCCTCAACGTCGGTGGTGATCTCTTCGTCGCCTGCAACGAGTGCGCGTTCCCCATTTGCAGGACTTGCTATGAGTACGAACGCCGGGAGGGGAACCAAGTCTGCCCTCAGTGCAAAACAAGGTTCAAGCGGCTCAAAg GGTGCCCGCGTGTGCCTGGTGATGAGGAAGAGGATGATGTTGATGATCTCGAACATGAGTTTGACTGGGGAGATGATCATGACTCAGAATACTTGGCGGAGGCCATGCTACACAGCCGCATGAGCTACGGCCGACATGGTGACATAAACAACCCTCATGTGGTTCGTCCTATGCCACAAGTCCCTCTTCTCACCAATGGAGAGATG GTCGATGACATTCCTCCAGAGCAGCATGCTCTTGTTCCTTCTTTCATGGGTGGCGGAGGGAAAAGGATTCATCCTCTTCCCTTTCCCGATCACAATGTTCCAG TGCAACCTAGATCCATGGACCCTTCAAAGGATCTTGCTGCTTATGGATATGGGAGTGTGGCATGGAAGGAGCGGATGGAGAGCTGGAAGCAAAAGCAAGAGAAATTTCAGATGGCCAGGAGCAATGGCGGTGATAAAGGCTGGGATAATAATAATGATGAATCTGATTTACCATT AATGGATGAAGCTAGGCAACCATTGTCAAGAAAGCTACCGATCCCTTCTAGCAAAATAAACCCATACAGAATGATCATCTTAATTCGACTTGTAGTTGCTGGGTTTTTCTTCCATTATCGGATTACCAACCCTGCGAAAGATGCATATCCATTGTGGCTTATATCAGTCATCTGCGAAATCTGGTTtgccttgtcttggattcttgATCAGTTTCCCAAGTGGCTTCCAATAGAGAGGGAAACTTATCTTGATAGGTTGTCCTTGAG GTATGAAAAAGAAGGGCAACCTTCTCATTTGGCTCCAATGGACATATTTGTGAGTACAGTTGATCCAATGAAGGAACCCCCTTTAATCACTGCAAACACTGTTCTCTCGATCCTTGCTGTGGACTATCCAGTGGAAAAAGTATCCTGCTATGTCTCAGATGATGGTGCTGCTATGCTGACATTTGAAGCATTGTCTGAAACATCTGAGTTTGCAAAGAAATGGGTTCCATTTTGCAAGAAATTCAATATAGAGCCACGTGCACCCGAGTGGTATTTTCAGCAGAAGATAGATTATTTGAAGGATAAGGTTCATCCTTCATTTGTAAAGGAAAGAAGAGCAATGAAG AGAGAATACGAGGAATTTAAGGTACGAATAAATGGCCTTGTTGCAAAAGCACAAAAGGTACCTGAAGAAGGGTGGACAATGCAGGATGGAACACTATGGCCTGGAAATAATGTCCGCGATCATCCAGGCATGATTCAG GTCTTCTTGGGGCAAAGTGGTGGGCATGATGTCGATGGGAATGAACTTCCGCGCTTGGTTTATGTCTCAAGAGAAAAGAGACCTGGTTTCAATCATCATAAAAAGGCTGGAGCCATGAATGCTTTG GTCCGAGTCTCCGCCGTACTTACAAATGCACCTTATCTGCTGAATGTCGATTGTGATCATTACTTCAACAACAGCAAGGCAATACGAGAAGCAATGTGTTTTATGATGGATCCACTTGTGGGAAAGAGAGTATGCTATGTGCAGTTTCCTCAGAGGTTCGATGGTATTGATCGACATGATCGATATGCTAATCGGAACATTGTGTTTTTTGAT ATCAATATGAAAGGTTTGGATGGGATTCAAGGACCTATTTATGTCGGCACTGGATGTGCTTTCAGAAGACAAGCGTTATATGGAACTGATGCTCCGAAGAAAAAGAAGCCCCCAAATAGGACTTGCAATTGCTGGCCTAAATGGTGCTGCTGTTTTTGCTGCTGCACTGGTAGCAGGAAGAAGTCAACAAAAAGTAAGCAGGAAAAGAAAAGGTCTGGTTCTAAAAGTATTGAGATTGCAGGACCAGCACATACTCTCGAAGGCATCGAAGAAG GCAATGAGATTCAAAAACAAAATATGACAGTTGAGCAGAAGTTGGAAAAGAAATTTGGGCAGTCTCCTGTTTTTGTTGCATCTACTCTCCTAGAGAATGGCGGAACGCTGAAAGGTGCTACTCCATCTTCTTTGTTAAAGGAAGCTATTCATGTTATCAGCTGTGGCTACGAAGACAAGACAGACTGGGGAAAAGAG ATTGGGTGGATCTATGGTTCTGTTACTGAAGATATATTGACTGGTTTTAAGATGCATTGCCATGGGTGGAGGTCTATCTATTGTGTGCCGTCAAGAACTGCATTCAAAGGTTCAGCACCTCTTAATCTTTCGGACCGTCTTCACCAGGTTCTTAGGTGGGCACTTGGTTCCGTCGAAATTTTCTTGAGCAAGCACTGCCCTCTATGGTATGGATACGGAGGCGGGCTTAAATGGTTGGAAAGGATGTCATATATCAATGCTACCATCTACCCCTGGACATCAATTCCTCTTTTGGCATATTGTACCCTGCCTGCTGTTTGCTTGCTCACTGGAAAATTTATCACCCCAGAG CTCTCTAATGTAGCAAGTCTTTGGTTCTTGTCACTTTTCATTTGTATCTTCGCGACGAGCATCCTTGAAATGAGATGGAGTGGCGTTGCCATTGATGATTGGTGGAGAAATGAACAATTTTGGGTTATTGGAGGCGTTTCCGCGCATCTGTTTGCTGTGTTTCAGGGACTTCTAAAGGTTCTCGCTGGTATAGACACCAATTTCACTGTGACTTCAAAGGCTGGTGATGATGAAGAATTCTCCGAGTTATACACGTTCAAGTGGACCACATTGCTCATCCCTCCCACAACATTGCTCGTTGTGAACTTCATCGGTGTCGTAGCTGGTGTCTCTAACGCGATAAACAATGGATATGAATCCTGGGGGCCTTTGTTCGGGAAACTCTTTTTCTCCTTCTGGGTGATCGTCCACCTCTATCCTTTCCTCAAAGGTCTCGTTGGGCGCCAAAACAGGACACCAACAATTGTTATTGTCTGGTCCATTCTCCTTGCATCCATCTTCTCATTGCTCTGGGTACGAATCGATCCATTCTTGCCAAAATCAGATGGTCCACTCCTGGAGGAATGTGGATTAGACTGCAACTGA
- the LOC121970140 gene encoding probable cellulose synthase A catalytic subunit 5 [UDP-forming] isoform X1, whose protein sequence is MEASAGLVAGSHNRNELVVIRRDGESGPRPLQQLSGQVCQICGDDVGLNVGGDLFVACNECAFPICRTCYEYERREGNQVCPQCKTRFKRLKGCPRVPGDEEEDDVDDLEHEFDWGDDHDSEYLAEAMLHSRMSYGRHGDINNPHVVRPMPQVPLLTNGEMVDDIPPEQHALVPSFMGGGGKRIHPLPFPDHNVPVQPRSMDPSKDLAAYGYGSVAWKERMESWKQKQEKFQMARSNGGDKGWDNNNDESDLPLMDEARQPLSRKLPIPSSKINPYRMIILIRLVVAGFFFHYRITNPAKDAYPLWLISVICEIWFALSWILDQFPKWLPIERETYLDRLSLRYEKEGQPSHLAPMDIFVSTVDPMKEPPLITANTVLSILAVDYPVEKVSCYVSDDGAAMLTFEALSETSEFAKKWVPFCKKFNIEPRAPEWYFQQKIDYLKDKVHPSFVKERRAMKREYEEFKVRINGLVAKAQKVPEEGWTMQDGTLWPGNNVRDHPGMIQVFLGQSGGHDVDGNELPRLVYVSREKRPGFNHHKKAGAMNALVRVSAVLTNAPYLLNVDCDHYFNNSKAIREAMCFMMDPLVGKRVCYVQFPQRFDGIDRHDRYANRNIVFFDINMKGLDGIQGPIYVGTGCAFRRQALYGTDAPKKKKPPNRTCNCWPKWCCCFCCCTGSRKKSTKSKQEKKRSGSKSIEIAGPAHTLEGIEEGARSNEIQKQNMTVEQKLEKKFGQSPVFVASTLLENGGTLKGATPSSLLKEAIHVISCGYEDKTDWGKEIGWIYGSVTEDILTGFKMHCHGWRSIYCVPSRTAFKGSAPLNLSDRLHQVLRWALGSVEIFLSKHCPLWYGYGGGLKWLERMSYINATIYPWTSIPLLAYCTLPAVCLLTGKFITPELSNVASLWFLSLFICIFATSILEMRWSGVAIDDWWRNEQFWVIGGVSAHLFAVFQGLLKVLAGIDTNFTVTSKAGDDEEFSELYTFKWTTLLIPPTTLLVVNFIGVVAGVSNAINNGYESWGPLFGKLFFSFWVIVHLYPFLKGLVGRQNRTPTIVIVWSILLASIFSLLWVRIDPFLPKSDGPLLEECGLDCN, encoded by the exons ATGGAGGCGAGCGCGGGGCTGGTCGCTGGCTCTCACAACCGCAACGAGCTCGTCGTCATCCGCCGTGATGGGGAATCGGGG CCAAGGCCGCTGCAACAGCTGAGTGGGCAGGTCTGCCAGATCTGCGGCGACGACGTTGGCCTCAACGTCGGTGGTGATCTCTTCGTCGCCTGCAACGAGTGCGCGTTCCCCATTTGCAGGACTTGCTATGAGTACGAACGCCGGGAGGGGAACCAAGTCTGCCCTCAGTGCAAAACAAGGTTCAAGCGGCTCAAAg GGTGCCCGCGTGTGCCTGGTGATGAGGAAGAGGATGATGTTGATGATCTCGAACATGAGTTTGACTGGGGAGATGATCATGACTCAGAATACTTGGCGGAGGCCATGCTACACAGCCGCATGAGCTACGGCCGACATGGTGACATAAACAACCCTCATGTGGTTCGTCCTATGCCACAAGTCCCTCTTCTCACCAATGGAGAGATG GTCGATGACATTCCTCCAGAGCAGCATGCTCTTGTTCCTTCTTTCATGGGTGGCGGAGGGAAAAGGATTCATCCTCTTCCCTTTCCCGATCACAATGTTCCAG TGCAACCTAGATCCATGGACCCTTCAAAGGATCTTGCTGCTTATGGATATGGGAGTGTGGCATGGAAGGAGCGGATGGAGAGCTGGAAGCAAAAGCAAGAGAAATTTCAGATGGCCAGGAGCAATGGCGGTGATAAAGGCTGGGATAATAATAATGATGAATCTGATTTACCATT AATGGATGAAGCTAGGCAACCATTGTCAAGAAAGCTACCGATCCCTTCTAGCAAAATAAACCCATACAGAATGATCATCTTAATTCGACTTGTAGTTGCTGGGTTTTTCTTCCATTATCGGATTACCAACCCTGCGAAAGATGCATATCCATTGTGGCTTATATCAGTCATCTGCGAAATCTGGTTtgccttgtcttggattcttgATCAGTTTCCCAAGTGGCTTCCAATAGAGAGGGAAACTTATCTTGATAGGTTGTCCTTGAG GTATGAAAAAGAAGGGCAACCTTCTCATTTGGCTCCAATGGACATATTTGTGAGTACAGTTGATCCAATGAAGGAACCCCCTTTAATCACTGCAAACACTGTTCTCTCGATCCTTGCTGTGGACTATCCAGTGGAAAAAGTATCCTGCTATGTCTCAGATGATGGTGCTGCTATGCTGACATTTGAAGCATTGTCTGAAACATCTGAGTTTGCAAAGAAATGGGTTCCATTTTGCAAGAAATTCAATATAGAGCCACGTGCACCCGAGTGGTATTTTCAGCAGAAGATAGATTATTTGAAGGATAAGGTTCATCCTTCATTTGTAAAGGAAAGAAGAGCAATGAAG AGAGAATACGAGGAATTTAAGGTACGAATAAATGGCCTTGTTGCAAAAGCACAAAAGGTACCTGAAGAAGGGTGGACAATGCAGGATGGAACACTATGGCCTGGAAATAATGTCCGCGATCATCCAGGCATGATTCAG GTCTTCTTGGGGCAAAGTGGTGGGCATGATGTCGATGGGAATGAACTTCCGCGCTTGGTTTATGTCTCAAGAGAAAAGAGACCTGGTTTCAATCATCATAAAAAGGCTGGAGCCATGAATGCTTTG GTCCGAGTCTCCGCCGTACTTACAAATGCACCTTATCTGCTGAATGTCGATTGTGATCATTACTTCAACAACAGCAAGGCAATACGAGAAGCAATGTGTTTTATGATGGATCCACTTGTGGGAAAGAGAGTATGCTATGTGCAGTTTCCTCAGAGGTTCGATGGTATTGATCGACATGATCGATATGCTAATCGGAACATTGTGTTTTTTGAT ATCAATATGAAAGGTTTGGATGGGATTCAAGGACCTATTTATGTCGGCACTGGATGTGCTTTCAGAAGACAAGCGTTATATGGAACTGATGCTCCGAAGAAAAAGAAGCCCCCAAATAGGACTTGCAATTGCTGGCCTAAATGGTGCTGCTGTTTTTGCTGCTGCACTGGTAGCAGGAAGAAGTCAACAAAAAGTAAGCAGGAAAAGAAAAGGTCTGGTTCTAAAAGTATTGAGATTGCAGGACCAGCACATACTCTCGAAGGCATCGAAGAAGGTGCTAGAA GCAATGAGATTCAAAAACAAAATATGACAGTTGAGCAGAAGTTGGAAAAGAAATTTGGGCAGTCTCCTGTTTTTGTTGCATCTACTCTCCTAGAGAATGGCGGAACGCTGAAAGGTGCTACTCCATCTTCTTTGTTAAAGGAAGCTATTCATGTTATCAGCTGTGGCTACGAAGACAAGACAGACTGGGGAAAAGAG ATTGGGTGGATCTATGGTTCTGTTACTGAAGATATATTGACTGGTTTTAAGATGCATTGCCATGGGTGGAGGTCTATCTATTGTGTGCCGTCAAGAACTGCATTCAAAGGTTCAGCACCTCTTAATCTTTCGGACCGTCTTCACCAGGTTCTTAGGTGGGCACTTGGTTCCGTCGAAATTTTCTTGAGCAAGCACTGCCCTCTATGGTATGGATACGGAGGCGGGCTTAAATGGTTGGAAAGGATGTCATATATCAATGCTACCATCTACCCCTGGACATCAATTCCTCTTTTGGCATATTGTACCCTGCCTGCTGTTTGCTTGCTCACTGGAAAATTTATCACCCCAGAG CTCTCTAATGTAGCAAGTCTTTGGTTCTTGTCACTTTTCATTTGTATCTTCGCGACGAGCATCCTTGAAATGAGATGGAGTGGCGTTGCCATTGATGATTGGTGGAGAAATGAACAATTTTGGGTTATTGGAGGCGTTTCCGCGCATCTGTTTGCTGTGTTTCAGGGACTTCTAAAGGTTCTCGCTGGTATAGACACCAATTTCACTGTGACTTCAAAGGCTGGTGATGATGAAGAATTCTCCGAGTTATACACGTTCAAGTGGACCACATTGCTCATCCCTCCCACAACATTGCTCGTTGTGAACTTCATCGGTGTCGTAGCTGGTGTCTCTAACGCGATAAACAATGGATATGAATCCTGGGGGCCTTTGTTCGGGAAACTCTTTTTCTCCTTCTGGGTGATCGTCCACCTCTATCCTTTCCTCAAAGGTCTCGTTGGGCGCCAAAACAGGACACCAACAATTGTTATTGTCTGGTCCATTCTCCTTGCATCCATCTTCTCATTGCTCTGGGTACGAATCGATCCATTCTTGCCAAAATCAGATGGTCCACTCCTGGAGGAATGTGGATTAGACTGCAACTGA